ATAACAAGTGCAGCAATGATCCAAGCGATAAAGGTTGTTATGCGGTGATTAACGAGTGCACCCATAATTTTTTTACTGCTTGTAAACATGATAAGTGGTACTAATGCAAAAGCAATACCGAATGATAAGACGACTTGGCTCATGACTAAAGCGTAAGTTGGATTTACACCTAAAGCGATAATAACTAATGGTGGAATCATTGTAATAAAGCGGCGTAAATATAACGGAATATGCATTCGAATGAATCCTTGCATAATAATGTCACCTGACATTGTACCGACAGAAGAGCTAGATAGTCCTGCTGATAAGAGCCCAATCCCAAATAACGCAGCTGATACAGGACCGACTAAGTTGCTAAACTGAGTGTATGCCACATCTAAATCTTCAACGTGCATACCGTTTTTAAAGAATAGTGCAGCTGCTACAATTAACATACTCGCATTAATTGCTCCAGCGATAACCATTGCAATAATAATATCGATAAATTCGAAACGGAAAATCTTTTTCTTTTGTTCGTCAGTTGTTCCGACCACACGGCGTTGTGTCAATGCAGAATGTAAATAGATTGCATGTGGCATAACTGTTGCGCCTAATATCCCTGCTGCAAGTAATATACTGTCTACACCTTGGAATTTTGGAATGAAAAGTCCTGAAAGTAGAGGGCTTAATTCTGGCTTTGCATAAAAAACTTGAATCCCAAATGCTATTACTACAATAAAAATCATCCCTGTAATAATAGCTTCTAGTGGACGAAATCCTCTGCGTTGAAACTCAAGAATAATAAATGATCCGACTGCTGTAATTAAAGCAGCTGGTAACATCGGAATTCCAAATAATAAATACAATCCGAGTGCTGCCCCGATAAATTCAGCTAAATCTGTAGCCATAATAACGAGTTCACCTTGAATCCATAAGCCAATAGACACAGGTTTTGGAAAGTGTTCGCGAGCGATTTCAGGTAAATTATTTCCCGTAGCAATTCCTAATTTAGCGGATAAAGTTTGGATTAATACTGCCATTAAGTTAGAAGCGAATATAACCCATAATAGTAAATATCCATATTGTGAACCAGCTGCGATATTTGTAGCAAAGTTACCAGGGTCAATATAAGCAACTGACGCGATAAAAGCGGGTCCTAAAAACGGTAACAGTCTTTTCCAACCTTTCGTTTCGCCACTTAAAGCTAAGTGTGCTGATTGAACAGTTGTACTTTGAGAAGGGACTTGTTCATCTTTTGTTATATCTTTATTCATAGTAGTTTTCCCCTTTGAAATGTTAACTTGATGAAATTATTGTATTTATTTTTACCCATTATTTCAATACATTTAAATGTATGAGATGATATTTTTATTTGAACATAAATGTTTCCTTAGTGCAAATTATATGCCTTTATGCAATGGATGGTGTGGTGTTATAAAAAATTGGGAGTTTATGGTGTGGTGACGTGGGGAAACATAATAAATTAAAGGGCTATTTTTGAAATTTATGTGAACATAAAGCCTATAATACAGCATATTAATTGATGGAAATGGATTTGTATGATATATAATATATTGGGATTACAACATAACCATAGTGTTTTGGTGTGTAATCTTGTTTTTTATTTTTGTTAACTTATAGAAAAAATTGTAAATAGAAGAAAATAGGCTAAGTACAATTTAGTGTGTATTTTCTTATTATATATGTTTTGATATGAACGTTAACTTATACATGATTTTAAAAATTAGATAGGTGGTAGAAATACATTGGCAACTACAAAACCATATAGAGTATTACTATATTACATGTACACAACAATTGAAAACCCAGAAGAATTTGCTGAACAGCATTTAGTATTTTGTAATTCACTTGAATTAAAAGGAAGAATTCTTGTAGCTAAAGAAGGAATTAATGGAACTTGTTCTGGAACTGTAGAACAAACAGAGAAATACATGGAAGCAATGAACAACGATCCACGCTTTGACGGTATCGTATTTAAAATAGATGAAGAAGAAGGGCACGCATTCAAGAAAATGCACGTACGTCCTCGTCCAGAGTTAGTTACACTTCGTCTAGAAGATGACATTAACCCACACGAAATAACTGGTAAGTATTTAGAGCCAAAAGATTTTTATGAAGCAATGAAACAAGAAGATACAGTTATCATTGATGCACGAAATGATTATGAGTTTGATTTAGGACACTTTAAAGGTGCGATTAAACCGGATATTGAATCATTCCGTGAATTACCAGACTGGATTAGAGAAAATAAAGAAACACTTGAAGGCAAAAAGATTTTAACGTACTGTACAGGCGGAATTCGCTGTGAGAAATTCTCTGGTTGGTTAGTTCGTGAAGGCTATGAAGATGTAAGTCAGCTTCACGGCGGAATTGTAACGTACGGAAAAGATCCAGAAGTACAAGGTGAGCTATGGGATGGACAATGTTACGTGTTCGATGAGCGTATCGCTGTACCAGTAAACCAAAAAGAACATGTTATTGTTGGTAAAGACCACTTTACTGGTGAACCTTGTGAGCGCTATGTAAACTGTTCAAATCCAGAATGTAACAAGAAAATTTTATGTTCTGAAGAAAACGAAGCGAAACACTTACGCGCATGTTCTCATGAATGTCGTGTAAGCCCACGTAACCGCTACGTAATACAACATGAATTAACTGAAGAACAAGTAGCTGCTGCATTAGAGAAAATCGAAGCAGGGAAGTAAGTGAAATTCGTGTAATAAAAAAGGGTACTCCAAACTTTATGGTGGAGTACCTTTTTTATATTGTCCGGTTCTGTTTTTTTGTCGGTAAGTCGATATATCTGGAAAATCGCCGATATATTTTGAGTTGCGCTGATATATTTAAAAAATCGCTGATATATTTCGAGTTGCGCCGATATATTCGAAAAATCGCTGATGAAAATTTCATTTACTGAAGTGCGCCACATATGGAAAATTTGAAAATAAACTTCATTACTTCTTATCATCTTTCTCTTTCACAGCAGATAGTACAGTTTGTTTTACCCATGCTTGTCTTCTTCGATGCTGTATACCCCATTGGTATAAACTTTGTGCACCTAAAATAAAGGAAATGACTATACCGCTAATTGCTATTAACAGTGCGAAAAGTTCAAGAGGCGATGATATTTTGTTTGAATCTGTGTTTCTTAAAAGGTCAATCATAGTAAACCCTAACATTTGGCCCACCACAGAGTAGAGAGTTAAAATTAATAATAAAAGGCTATCTTTTTTAGCGGCGACATTTTCTTGATATTTAAACAAACCATCAAGATTTTGTTTCGCGTTCGAGTATAAAATTTCAATGTTAAAAAGTTTTCTTAAGCGGAAGAAAATATCTTCACTTTGTGATTGAGATACTAATTCTAAAGAAAAATAATTCGCTGTAAACGAATTGATAGAGTAAATTAATTTCTCTATTTCATTTGTATCTTGTTCAATATTTAGTTCAGCATAAGCGTTCGCCATCTTTAATAAAACAACTTTATGGAATAGGTTTAATAATAAAGCGTAATAAAATTCTCCGTACATTTGACTAGCAAGTTTAGTGACTTCTCGTTCACCTTCATTTGTTATACATGTGAAAATATGTTCTTCCATAATAAAATAACGGTTAGGAGCCCATCTTTGATAAGAATGCTTTGTTAAATAATCGTGAATATAAGGAACATTATTTGCGCTAATATACGGCTTACCATCGTCTGTTAATCCGGAAAGACTGGAAGCTCGATATACATCAACTACATGAAGGTCTGACTTTTTGTTAATAGATAATAAGGTTTGTACATACATTCGTTGGTCTTCAAAGAAGGGGAATGTTTGAAAGTATGAACTCCGCAACCTCTTATTCTCAAAGAAGTCTGTTAAGCCATGAAATAAATCGCCGAATATAAGTTTTTCTACTTGTGAATATTTTTTTCCATCACATTCAATACAAATGGTCTCAGTTGTATCATTTCTAGTTTCAAGCACACGGAAGCGAGAAGCGAATTCGATGGCTTCTGATAATGTCATGTTTGGAGCGGTTTTGACTTCTGTTCGAATTGTTAAGAAGCCAAGCTCATAAGGACAAAGTGTTACATCAATAGAATGTATCTTGAATGGAACGGAAATAAGATTTGTTGTTAAATGTCCATTTAAATTAAGATCTTTAGAAAAGCGCTGTAGTCCCTTTTGATGTTCTGAATGAGGAAAAAGAATTTTATTCGTAAATGAAAGATAGTATGCTTCCATCTTTTGATGTGAAACTTGAAACTGCCCGTAATATGTATTTTCATCTTCAAGATGATCAAGTCGAAAAGGACGGAAATTATTTTTTTGTAAGAAAGGGAACATATTTTGTTCATATCCAGTTTTAAACGAAAACGGGAATATAAATTGAAATATAGCTGTTGTTACATCTTTTTCTTCGATTGTTTGTATTGCCTCCATTTACATAGTTTCCTTTCAATATAGGCTATAGAAACAACATGCCCAAATCTTATTAAAAATAACCGCCGTTTTTTCATTCAATTAAGAATGAAAATTCAGCTGATTTATTAGGAGACATGTATAATATTATGTATACTAAAAGTAGTGAATTTGTCTTTTAAAGGGGGATGTAATATGCGTATTTTAGTGCTAGGAGCTGGAGGCGTTGGAGGTTTTTTTGGTGGACGACTAGTAGAAAAGGGAGAAGATGTAACTTTTCTCGTGCGTAATAAACGGAAACAACAATTAGAGGAAAAAGGTCTTGTTATCAGAAGTATTAACGGCGATTTTTCATTTCAACCGAAATTGATAACGAAAGAAGATAGAACGTCTCCATTTGATGTAATTGTATTCTCAACAAAAGCGTATCACCTAAATGAAGCGATAACAGATTTGAAACCATTTGTAGGAGAGGATACAGTAATAATCCCATTGTTAAATGGTATCGCTCATTTAGCACTATTACAAAAGGAATTCGGTGAAGAAAAGGTGATGGGTGGTTTATGCTTTATTGAAACGACATTAAATAACGAAGGGGATGTCGTGCAAACTAGTGCTGCCAACAGACTTGTATTTGGGGAAATTAAGCCTCAAGATGCAGAGAGGATGCAGCGTATTTCGGAAGTATTTGCGGGTACGAAAGCTAGTTTTGTATTAAGTGAAAATATTACACAAGATATGTGGCACAAATATTTATTTATTACTGTAATGTCAGGTGTGACAACATTAATGCGTGCACCAATAGGCCCGATTCGTGAAAGTGAAGGTGGACGTGATTTTATTCGAAACTTATTTGAAGAATCAGTGCAAATCATGAAATCCATAGAGGCTCCAGTTAAAGATAATATTGTTGAGGAACATATGAAAACGATTGATAAAATTTCTTATGATATGAAGTCATCTATGCAGCGCGATATGGAAAAAGGCTCGCTCATTGAAGGAGAACATTTACAAGGATATTTACTGGATTTAGCAGAGCAATTTTCTATAGAAGCACCTTTATTAGGCGCTGTATATCAAAATTTAAATGTATATGAAAAAGTGATTTTAACTAAAGAAATAGTATGAAAAAGAGCAAAGGATAGCAACATATAAATGTTGCTATCTTTTTTGTTTTTATTTTTGACAACTTATTCGTTTCTTTTCGTTCTTTCTGTCGTATTTCTTTCTTTTTCACGGTTACCATAAAACTGATTAATTTCATTTGCTAATGCATCTAAATATGAATCAGAAAAAATAGGCTTCTTTTCTTTAGACATATGGGTCTCCTTTATCAATTTTTTAGTATTCATTATGTATATTTACGGGCGGATTATGCGCAATCATTTTAAATTTTTATTTTTTAAAATTTTTGTTTACATTTTGAAAATAAAGGAGTATTATAATCCACAGTTTCAATTTTCTAAATCGCTGAAACCGCATGGTGCGGGGGACCCGTTCTTACGGATTAGTACATAATCCGATGGGGTGAATCCTTGAAAAAAGGTAGGGCTACTCATAGGCCCGAATCCGACAGCTAACCTCGTAAGCGTTATATTGAGAAGGAAGGTGGAGCTTGTGCGACAAAAAAAATAATGTCTACAAGTCTATTTCGCTATGGCTTGTAGACATTTTTTGTTTTCTGAAGAAATAGTTTGCTGGCTGTAACTAGCAGAAAAGTTCGTACAAAATTATTGGAGAGTGGACAGCAGTGGTTTCATCTATCAAAAGGTTTTTAATTGGAAGGCCGTTAAAATCAACTGAGTTAGGAGAGCAAAAGCTTAATAAAACAAAGGCGCTAGCCATTTTATCTTCTGACGCATTGTCATCGGTTGCATACGGGCCAGAGCAAATATTAATCGCATTAGCAGGTCTTGGAGCAATAGCTTATTGGTATTCCATTCCGATAGCTGTTGGGGTATTAGTGTTATTAACTGCTCTTATTTTATCTTATCGCCAAATTATTTTCGCTTACCCTCATGGCGGAGGCGCATACGTAGTATCAAAAGAAAATTTAGGTATGAATCCAGGATTAATAGCTGGAGGGTCTTTATTAGTCGATTATATTTTAACTGTTGCAGTAAGTGTATCTGCAGGTACCGATGCGCTCACGTCTGCTTTTCCTAGCTTACATGCACATAGTGTAATTATTGCAGTTGTATTTGTTATATTAATTACGATATTAAATTTAAGAGGGGTAACGGAATCAGCTTCCATTTTAGCATATCCAGTTTATTTATTCGTTTTAGCACTATTTATATTAATTGGTGTAGGGATATATAATATTTTAACTGGTCACGTGT
This genomic interval from Bacillus cereus contains the following:
- a CDS encoding Nramp family divalent metal transporter, yielding MNKDITKDEQVPSQSTTVQSAHLALSGETKGWKRLLPFLGPAFIASVAYIDPGNFATNIAAGSQYGYLLLWVIFASNLMAVLIQTLSAKLGIATGNNLPEIAREHFPKPVSIGLWIQGELVIMATDLAEFIGAALGLYLLFGIPMLPAALITAVGSFIILEFQRRGFRPLEAIITGMIFIVVIAFGIQVFYAKPELSPLLSGLFIPKFQGVDSILLAAGILGATVMPHAIYLHSALTQRRVVGTTDEQKKKIFRFEFIDIIIAMVIAGAINASMLIVAAALFFKNGMHVEDLDVAYTQFSNLVGPVSAALFGIGLLSAGLSSSSVGTMSGDIIMQGFIRMHIPLYLRRFITMIPPLVIIALGVNPTYALVMSQVVLSFGIAFALVPLIMFTSSKKIMGALVNHRITTFIAWIIAALVIILNIFLLYQTFIG
- the panE gene encoding 2-dehydropantoate 2-reductase, translating into MRILVLGAGGVGGFFGGRLVEKGEDVTFLVRNKRKQQLEEKGLVIRSINGDFSFQPKLITKEDRTSPFDVIVFSTKAYHLNEAITDLKPFVGEDTVIIPLLNGIAHLALLQKEFGEEKVMGGLCFIETTLNNEGDVVQTSAANRLVFGEIKPQDAERMQRISEVFAGTKASFVLSENITQDMWHKYLFITVMSGVTTLMRAPIGPIRESEGGRDFIRNLFEESVQIMKSIEAPVKDNIVEEHMKTIDKISYDMKSSMQRDMEKGSLIEGEHLQGYLLDLAEQFSIEAPLLGAVYQNLNVYEKVILTKEIV
- a CDS encoding rhodanese-related sulfurtransferase: MATTKPYRVLLYYMYTTIENPEEFAEQHLVFCNSLELKGRILVAKEGINGTCSGTVEQTEKYMEAMNNDPRFDGIVFKIDEEEGHAFKKMHVRPRPELVTLRLEDDINPHEITGKYLEPKDFYEAMKQEDTVIIDARNDYEFDLGHFKGAIKPDIESFRELPDWIRENKETLEGKKILTYCTGGIRCEKFSGWLVREGYEDVSQLHGGIVTYGKDPEVQGELWDGQCYVFDERIAVPVNQKEHVIVGKDHFTGEPCERYVNCSNPECNKKILCSEENEAKHLRACSHECRVSPRNRYVIQHELTEEQVAAALEKIEAGK